One genomic region from Candidatus Caldarchaeum subterraneum encodes:
- a CDS encoding peptidase M48 (heat shock protein HtpX): MTTAQERARLSLVKLRLAMVGTWALITGVASLLFVAVLTFLRIPLLNFYTIIGFVVVFHVFQWLIGPYIIGAVYRTRPAAEAGLGWVEEAVNRLSMAAGMEKPPKTYVAEIDIPNAFAFGSPLTGPMVAVTRRLVESLPREEVEAVIGHELGHIKHRDVAFMMAISIIPAIIYYLGYTLFVSGAYSGRREGGAYTFLIGIALMVFSFIFNIFVFYMSRLREYYADYFAAKTVPNGARNLQRALVRIMMLAGRLRREEVAHVEQFKAFFIADPEVKLQAFGDIDRVVEEVKNRKPSTVAELFSTHPDPAKRLRALDNYVFSMP; the protein is encoded by the coding sequence ATGACCACTGCGCAGGAGAGGGCAAGGCTATCCCTCGTCAAGCTCCGTCTCGCCATGGTCGGTACATGGGCGCTGATAACGGGAGTGGCCTCGCTTCTCTTCGTGGCTGTGCTGACGTTTCTCCGTATACCACTTCTCAACTTCTACACCATCATAGGGTTTGTCGTCGTCTTCCACGTCTTCCAGTGGCTTATAGGGCCCTACATAATCGGAGCGGTTTACAGGACACGGCCAGCGGCGGAGGCTGGGCTTGGCTGGGTTGAGGAAGCTGTCAACAGGCTGAGCATGGCAGCGGGGATGGAGAAGCCGCCGAAAACCTATGTGGCGGAAATAGACATACCCAACGCATTCGCATTCGGCAGCCCCCTCACAGGACCCATGGTCGCCGTCACCCGCCGACTCGTAGAAAGCCTTCCACGGGAAGAGGTTGAAGCTGTCATAGGACACGAGCTGGGCCACATCAAACACCGCGACGTCGCCTTCATGATGGCGATAAGCATCATCCCAGCCATCATCTACTACCTCGGCTACACCCTGTTTGTTTCCGGAGCCTACAGCGGCCGCCGTGAAGGAGGAGCCTATACATTCCTCATCGGAATCGCGTTGATGGTTTTCAGCTTCATCTTCAACATATTTGTCTTCTACATGAGCAGGCTCCGCGAATACTACGCCGACTACTTCGCCGCAAAAACCGTGCCCAATGGTGCCCGAAACCTTCAGCGTGCCCTCGTCAGAATCATGATGCTTGCTGGCAGGCTGAGGAGGGAAGAGGTGGCCCACGTGGAGCAGTTTAAGGCCTTCTTCATAGCCGACCCCGAAGTCAAGCTCCAAGCATTCGGCGACATAGATAGAGTCGTTGAAGAAGTGAAGAACCGTAAACCCAGCACAGTGGCTGAGCTCTTCAGCACACACCCCGACCCTGCCAAACGGCTTAGAGCGCTCGACAACTACGTCTTCAGTATGCCCTAG
- a CDS encoding UDP-glucose 6-dehydrogenase, translating into MKIAVIGLGYVGLTTAACLASRGFKVTGIDIDKHKVETINEGKTPFKEPRLDKLLKRSGLRCSTDYAEAVDADFVFISVGTPAGPGGEIDLSYVAGAARSLGEVLASRRKPCTVVVRSTVVPGTTRGIVKNELEKSSGKRVGEDLFLCVNPEFLREGNAVHDTFNPDRIVIGDDWGSGGKNLLRLYHRFYRRRKPATILTNTVNAEMIKYASNAFLAARISLINEIANICQHIPGADVTVVSKAIGLDKRIGPYFLNAGLGYGGSCFPKDVKALIKYAEKLGETPRVLEAVDKVNMMQPLKAVELAEKLLGSLHGKTAAILGLAFKPNTDDIREAVSLKIIKTLLEKGCTVKAYDPAAIENARKVLGDTVNYASSAEECLTDADFCIIATEWKEFRRLGPDDFRKLMRDPVVVDGRRIYDPERFMEKVEFAAVGLGL; encoded by the coding sequence ATGAAGATAGCCGTTATCGGCCTCGGATACGTCGGGTTGACAACAGCCGCTTGCCTAGCGTCACGCGGATTCAAAGTAACAGGAATAGACATAGACAAGCATAAGGTTGAGACAATTAACGAGGGAAAAACACCGTTTAAGGAGCCCCGGCTCGATAAACTATTGAAAAGAAGCGGGCTGAGATGCAGCACCGACTACGCGGAAGCCGTTGACGCCGACTTTGTCTTCATATCTGTTGGTACTCCTGCTGGGCCTGGTGGAGAGATTGACCTCTCATATGTTGCAGGTGCTGCACGTAGCTTGGGCGAGGTTTTAGCCAGCCGCCGGAAGCCATGCACGGTTGTGGTGAGAAGCACGGTTGTCCCCGGAACAACCCGCGGGATTGTGAAAAACGAGTTGGAGAAATCGTCTGGGAAAAGAGTTGGCGAGGATTTGTTTCTCTGTGTTAACCCCGAGTTTCTCCGCGAGGGCAACGCTGTCCACGACACCTTCAACCCCGATAGAATAGTTATAGGCGACGACTGGGGCAGTGGTGGAAAAAACCTTCTCAGACTCTACCACCGGTTCTATCGGCGGAGAAAACCAGCCACAATATTGACGAACACCGTCAACGCGGAGATGATAAAATACGCCAGCAACGCATTTCTAGCCGCGCGCATAAGCCTCATCAACGAGATAGCCAACATCTGCCAACACATACCTGGAGCCGACGTAACCGTTGTGTCAAAGGCCATAGGGCTGGACAAGCGGATAGGGCCCTATTTTCTCAACGCTGGACTAGGGTACGGCGGCAGCTGCTTCCCTAAAGACGTCAAAGCCTTGATAAAATACGCGGAGAAGCTGGGTGAGACACCGCGGGTGCTCGAGGCAGTGGACAAGGTAAACATGATGCAGCCCCTCAAAGCCGTCGAACTAGCAGAGAAACTTCTCGGCAGCCTGCATGGAAAAACAGCCGCCATCCTCGGCCTCGCCTTCAAACCCAACACAGACGACATCCGCGAAGCCGTCTCACTCAAAATAATCAAAACACTCCTCGAAAAGGGATGCACTGTAAAGGCCTATGACCCAGCAGCAATCGAGAACGCGAGAAAAGTTCTCGGCGACACGGTGAACTACGCGTCCTCGGCCGAGGAATGTCTAACAGATGCGGATTTCTGCATCATAGCGACGGAGTGGAAAGAGTTTAGGAGGCTTGGGCCCGATGACTTCCGCAAGCTAATGAGAGACCCTGTGGTGGTTGATGGAAGAAGGATATACGACCCAGAGAGATTCATGGAGAAGGTGGAGTTCGCCGCGGTGGGCCTCGGTTTATGA
- a CDS encoding D-3-phosphoglycerate dehydrogenase codes for MNRRVLVADPVDRSAVDMLERAGFTVDLRPGISAEELESVIGGYDVLLVRGRTKVTAKVIERGVPVLKVVGRAGVGLDNVDLEAAARHGVKVLNTPESSTESVAELVIGLMIAVARKIAWCDKQVRSGKWPKSEAMGVELAGKTLGVVGYGRIGRRVAEIAHAMGMKVVAYDVIPIPEEVLAKAGAKLTSLEEVLKTADVITLHVPLTPETRHLIDASKLEMMKPKAIIINASRGEVIDEEALYNALKNGRIAGAGLDVFEKEPPTGSKLLELDNVVLTPHIGAQTLEAQEAAATMLAKKVIEAFASTSS; via the coding sequence GTGAACAGGAGGGTTTTGGTGGCCGACCCTGTTGACAGGTCGGCGGTCGATATGCTGGAGAGAGCGGGTTTTACGGTGGATTTGCGCCCGGGGATTTCAGCGGAGGAGCTTGAATCTGTTATTGGTGGCTATGATGTGTTGCTTGTCCGTGGTAGGACAAAGGTGACGGCTAAGGTTATTGAACGTGGTGTGCCTGTGTTGAAGGTTGTGGGCCGAGCTGGAGTGGGGCTTGACAACGTCGACCTCGAGGCCGCGGCGCGGCATGGTGTCAAAGTGCTGAACACACCCGAGTCCTCCACCGAAAGCGTGGCCGAGCTGGTCATCGGGTTGATGATAGCCGTGGCCCGTAAAATCGCGTGGTGTGATAAGCAGGTTCGCTCAGGTAAGTGGCCCAAATCCGAGGCCATGGGTGTTGAGCTGGCGGGGAAGACTCTCGGTGTTGTGGGCTATGGACGGATTGGGCGGCGAGTGGCCGAGATAGCGCATGCCATGGGGATGAAGGTTGTCGCCTACGATGTCATACCGATACCGGAGGAGGTTCTTGCAAAAGCCGGGGCCAAGCTCACAAGCCTCGAAGAAGTGCTGAAGACAGCAGACGTCATAACCCTGCATGTTCCCCTTACACCAGAGACAAGACACCTAATCGACGCCAGTAAACTAGAGATGATGAAGCCGAAGGCGATAATCATAAACGCCTCTCGGGGAGAGGTCATAGACGAAGAAGCTCTCTACAACGCTCTAAAAAACGGTAGAATAGCGGGCGCAGGTCTCGATGTTTTCGAGAAAGAGCCGCCTACAGGAAGCAAACTTCTCGAGCTGGACAACGTTGTGCTAACTCCTCACATAGGGGCGCAAACTCTGGAGGCTCAGGAAGCCGCTGCGACGATGCTGGCGAAAAAGGTCATCGAAGCGTTTGCTTCAACGAGCTCTTGA
- a CDS encoding V-type H+-transporting ATPase subunit D yields MGFGASLLSVSFGGKFLPTKLELIRARRSLQVAKSIYRILEDKRDVLVRRLNDLVEVAEAEREKMEQPLRQAYMSLFKAYAEMGSVKVEAIAATTPPSIEVKVSEKTILGIRIPTLEIASTKIPLNYGLLDTASSFDEAVRNFREIIATLCRVAEIENTIFRLAEELKKTQRLLNALEHLIIPRYQEAIKFISASLEEREREDFVKLKHVKRILERRKEVETLGGTG; encoded by the coding sequence TTGGGTTTCGGTGCATCGCTTCTGTCGGTAAGCTTCGGTGGAAAGTTTCTCCCAACCAAGCTTGAGCTGATAAGGGCGAGGCGCAGCCTCCAGGTTGCGAAGAGCATTTACCGTATCCTGGAGGATAAGCGGGATGTTTTGGTGAGGCGGCTGAACGACTTGGTTGAGGTGGCTGAGGCGGAGCGTGAGAAGATGGAGCAGCCTCTTCGACAGGCTTACATGTCTTTATTCAAGGCCTATGCGGAGATGGGCTCTGTCAAGGTGGAGGCAATAGCCGCAACCACGCCGCCCTCCATAGAGGTTAAGGTGAGCGAGAAAACCATCCTCGGCATAAGGATACCAACCCTCGAGATAGCCAGCACAAAAATCCCCCTCAACTACGGCCTCCTCGACACCGCCTCATCATTCGACGAAGCCGTCAGAAACTTCAGAGAAATCATCGCCACCCTCTGCAGAGTAGCCGAGATAGAGAACACAATATTCCGCCTCGCCGAGGAACTGAAGAAAACACAGCGCCTACTAAACGCCCTCGAACACCTCATCATCCCAAGATACCAGGAAGCCATAAAATTCATCAGCGCAAGCCTCGAAGAACGCGAAAGAGAAGACTTCGTAAAGCTCAAACACGTGAAACGCATTCTCGAGAGAAGAAAGGAGGTGGAGACACTTGGAGGAACAGGTTAG
- a CDS encoding prolyl-tRNA synthetase: MGFFYGLMSTATALNKYRNFSEWFDKLLLEARIVDDRFPVKGFSVYLENGAYILRRVREMLEKELRETGHKEMIFPLVTTEELLGKEAQHIKGFSTEVFVIESAGGKPLDVKLIVRPTSETIMYPMFKLWIRSHADLPLLVHQSNMVYRHETKATRPLLRVREIPWNEAHTVHATAAEAEQQVRKAVEIYRKVLDQLGLAYLVLKRPDFDKFPGARYSIAFDAWNPDGRVNQVATVHNLGKNFSKVFEIEFETRDGKRENPHQLCYGFGYSRVLAALISQHGDDRGLVLPPVVAPLHVVIVPIVFKGQEESIKQFCHSLAERLQKFAVKVDDREDVTPGEKFYHWEKLGVPVRLEIGPREVAENRATLFRRDTLEKQVVAVEEIERAVENVLTNMGQSLAERSWRIMRQMVVEVSSIDEAKKVISERRIARLDWCGSVECAEQLKAAAGGELRGSRFDELEVPSGPCVVCGKNAAEVVYFARAY; this comes from the coding sequence TTGGGATTTTTTTATGGCTTGATGTCGACTGCCACGGCGCTCAACAAATACCGTAATTTCAGCGAGTGGTTTGACAAGCTTTTGCTCGAGGCGCGGATTGTGGATGACCGTTTTCCTGTTAAGGGTTTCTCTGTTTATTTGGAGAATGGGGCCTATATTTTGAGACGTGTGCGTGAGATGTTGGAGAAGGAGCTGCGGGAAACGGGCCATAAGGAGATGATTTTCCCGCTTGTGACGACTGAGGAGCTTCTCGGTAAGGAGGCGCAGCACATCAAAGGCTTCAGCACAGAAGTGTTTGTGATAGAGTCGGCTGGAGGTAAACCGCTTGATGTTAAGCTGATTGTTAGGCCGACGAGCGAGACCATCATGTATCCCATGTTCAAGCTGTGGATACGGAGTCACGCAGACCTTCCTCTTCTCGTTCACCAGAGCAACATGGTTTACAGGCATGAGACCAAGGCGACGAGGCCTTTGCTACGGGTGCGGGAGATTCCTTGGAATGAGGCGCATACTGTTCATGCGACGGCTGCGGAGGCTGAGCAACAGGTTAGAAAAGCTGTGGAAATTTATCGCAAAGTGTTGGACCAGCTTGGACTCGCCTACCTCGTGTTAAAGAGACCTGATTTCGACAAGTTCCCCGGCGCAAGATACTCGATAGCTTTTGATGCATGGAACCCTGACGGCAGAGTGAACCAGGTCGCAACCGTTCACAACCTTGGGAAAAACTTCTCGAAAGTGTTTGAGATTGAGTTTGAGACACGGGACGGTAAACGTGAGAATCCTCATCAGCTCTGCTATGGGTTTGGCTACAGCAGGGTTTTGGCTGCGTTGATAAGCCAGCACGGCGATGACAGAGGTCTTGTGCTTCCGCCCGTCGTCGCCCCTCTTCACGTGGTAATTGTCCCCATAGTCTTCAAAGGCCAGGAGGAGTCCATTAAACAATTCTGCCACAGCCTCGCGGAGAGGCTGCAAAAGTTTGCTGTAAAGGTTGATGACCGAGAGGATGTGACCCCGGGTGAAAAGTTTTACCACTGGGAGAAACTGGGGGTGCCTGTGAGGCTTGAGATTGGGCCGCGTGAGGTGGCGGAGAACAGGGCTACACTGTTTAGACGGGATACGTTGGAGAAACAGGTTGTCGCTGTCGAGGAGATTGAAAGGGCTGTGGAAAATGTGTTGACGAATATGGGGCAGAGCCTCGCGGAGCGGAGCTGGCGTATCATGCGTCAGATGGTTGTGGAGGTTTCCTCGATAGATGAGGCCAAGAAAGTCATTTCTGAGAGAAGGATAGCTAGGCTTGACTGGTGCGGCTCGGTGGAGTGTGCTGAGCAGCTGAAAGCAGCAGCTGGCGGAGAGTTGAGGGGTAGCAGGTTCGACGAGCTCGAGGTGCCAAGCGGCCCCTGCGTAGTCTGTGGAAAAAACGCGGCTGAAGTGGTTTACTTCGCTAGGGCATACTGA
- a CDS encoding pyruvate dehydrogenase E1 component subunit alpha: protein MSGDSEAELGLYRVLSPEGELVGEPDPSLSNETMRKMMRDMVVLRAFDQWMLKIHPLGKASRYAPVEGQEASVVGSVHSLSDVDWTFPTYRELTVGLLRGAPLTTLIHRMFATSLDHMKGHEITLYGDKRYRIVVGAGAVSLMCPVAVGMAMAAKKRGEKEVFLVYLGDGATSKGDFHEAINWAGVFKPPVIFFVQNNQWAISIPFKKQTASPTIAVKAKAYGIPGIRVDGNDVLAVYTVCRRFVEKARAGEGAVLIEAVTYRMGPHTTADDPSKYRSEKEVEEMRAFDPLKRMRIYLTRNGLWSPEEEQKIVESFRDELRRATEEAEKTPPPHPRVIFEDVYAELPWHLSEEMAELG from the coding sequence ATGTCTGGCGACAGTGAGGCGGAGCTAGGGCTCTACAGGGTTTTAAGCCCTGAAGGGGAGCTGGTCGGAGAGCCTGACCCCAGCCTCTCCAACGAAACCATGCGTAAAATGATGCGTGATATGGTGGTTTTGAGAGCGTTTGACCAGTGGATGCTTAAAATTCATCCTCTCGGCAAAGCATCTCGCTACGCGCCTGTCGAGGGGCAGGAGGCCTCTGTCGTCGGAAGCGTTCACAGCTTGAGCGACGTTGACTGGACGTTTCCCACCTACCGTGAGCTCACCGTGGGTCTTCTCAGAGGGGCTCCTCTCACCACTTTGATTCACAGGATGTTTGCCACGAGCCTCGACCACATGAAGGGCCATGAAATCACGTTATACGGTGACAAACGGTACAGGATTGTCGTGGGCGCGGGAGCGGTTTCTCTGATGTGTCCAGTGGCGGTGGGCATGGCGATGGCGGCGAAGAAACGCGGCGAGAAAGAGGTGTTTCTGGTTTACTTGGGCGATGGAGCCACCTCCAAGGGAGATTTCCACGAGGCGATAAACTGGGCCGGTGTCTTCAAGCCGCCTGTCATCTTCTTTGTCCAGAACAACCAGTGGGCCATCTCCATACCCTTCAAAAAGCAGACGGCCTCTCCAACAATAGCGGTAAAGGCCAAGGCCTATGGGATTCCGGGAATAAGGGTTGACGGCAACGATGTCCTCGCAGTCTACACCGTTTGCAGAAGGTTTGTGGAGAAGGCTCGTGCGGGCGAGGGAGCTGTTCTGATAGAGGCTGTCACATACAGGATGGGGCCTCATACAACAGCTGACGACCCCTCGAAATACCGTTCCGAGAAGGAGGTTGAAGAGATGAGAGCATTTGACCCGTTGAAGCGGATGCGGATTTACCTCACCCGCAACGGATTGTGGTCTCCCGAGGAGGAGCAGAAGATTGTGGAGAGTTTCAGGGATGAGCTACGCCGCGCCACCGAGGAAGCGGAGAAAACACCGCCACCTCATCCACGTGTCATCTTTGAAGACGTTTACGCAGAGCTTCCATGGCATCTGAGTGAAGAGATGGCTGAACTAGGTTGA
- a CDS encoding UTP--glucose-1-phosphate uridylyltransferase, protein MVRKVVITAAGLGTRLLPTTKEMPKEMLPIYVRAGNGSVTLKPLLQALFEQLYSFGFRQFCFVVGRGKRAIEDHFTPDWDFVEKMDKMGKYSTVSDLVTFYKMLEESVIVWVSQPSPRGFGDAVRTARHFVGDDNFLLCAGDTIILGNNTHFLKRLFEAAPRNMLDAVLLVQKVENPQQYGVVVSQPLNQTLHQVFKVVEKPKTPPSNLAIMPFYIFTPYIMKALDMISEGVGGELQLTDAIQKLIDMGGKVLAVELLDNEMRLDIGTPETYMEALSLSYRYANSGEK, encoded by the coding sequence ATGGTTAGGAAGGTTGTGATAACGGCGGCGGGCCTCGGAACACGGTTGCTGCCTACGACCAAGGAGATGCCGAAAGAGATGCTGCCCATCTATGTAAGAGCTGGAAACGGCTCGGTCACGCTTAAACCACTTCTACAGGCCTTGTTTGAGCAGCTCTACAGCTTCGGATTCAGACAGTTCTGCTTCGTCGTGGGCCGCGGCAAAAGAGCCATCGAGGACCACTTCACCCCTGACTGGGACTTTGTCGAAAAAATGGACAAGATGGGAAAATATTCAACGGTCTCAGACCTTGTCACCTTCTACAAAATGCTTGAGGAATCGGTTATTGTTTGGGTGAGCCAGCCATCTCCACGCGGGTTTGGAGACGCCGTCAGAACCGCACGCCACTTCGTAGGAGACGACAACTTTCTTCTCTGCGCAGGAGACACAATCATCCTCGGAAACAACACCCATTTTCTCAAGCGGCTCTTTGAAGCAGCGCCACGCAACATGCTTGACGCAGTCCTCCTCGTCCAAAAAGTGGAGAACCCCCAGCAATATGGTGTGGTCGTGTCACAGCCGCTAAACCAAACCCTACACCAAGTATTCAAAGTGGTTGAGAAACCCAAGACACCTCCCTCCAACCTCGCCATCATGCCCTTCTACATATTCACACCATACATCATGAAGGCTCTGGACATGATATCAGAGGGCGTGGGTGGAGAGCTCCAGCTCACCGACGCAATACAGAAACTCATCGACATGGGTGGGAAGGTGTTGGCTGTCGAGCTGCTGGATAACGAGATGCGGCTGGACATAGGCACACCTGAAACATACATGGAGGCCCTCTCGCTGTCCTACAGATATGCAAACAGTGGTGAAAAATGA
- a CDS encoding fumarylacetoacetate hydrolase family protein, whose amino-acid sequence MKLVTFQHPHRREPRLGIVYGEYVIDGNMAFAVLLNEEGEEDPEVLADALLPSSMISFLRRGRKAFEAAEKVLFKARSFINMSYGEGLVYELGKVRLHAPIPRPGKIIHTAGNFREHAKEAEKAKWEFPIPQWISFLKSPTAVIGPYDNIVYPKYTKELDYELEMAIVIGKRGKYIPKERAFDYVAGFMVFNDITARDIQRQEMKNGLLNFGKNLDTFAPLGPYLVTKDEVSNPHNLKMELRVNGEVRQSGNTNRLSVTLQEIIEHYSWVMLEPGDIITTGTISGVAAFRENPEKYYLKPGDVVESEIESLGVMRNPVVAE is encoded by the coding sequence ATGAAGCTGGTTACTTTCCAACATCCCCATCGTCGCGAACCGCGTCTCGGCATAGTTTACGGCGAATATGTGATTGACGGGAACATGGCCTTTGCAGTGTTGTTGAATGAGGAGGGTGAGGAGGACCCGGAGGTTTTGGCTGATGCTCTTCTGCCGTCGAGTATGATTTCTTTCCTGCGTAGAGGCCGTAAGGCTTTTGAGGCCGCTGAGAAAGTTTTGTTCAAGGCACGGTCCTTCATCAACATGTCCTATGGAGAAGGCCTTGTGTATGAGCTTGGCAAAGTACGTCTTCACGCACCAATTCCTCGGCCAGGCAAAATCATACACACCGCGGGAAATTTCCGCGAACACGCGAAAGAGGCTGAGAAAGCAAAATGGGAGTTCCCGATTCCCCAGTGGATATCTTTTCTGAAGAGCCCCACAGCCGTCATAGGGCCCTACGACAACATAGTGTACCCGAAATACACCAAGGAGCTCGACTACGAGCTTGAGATGGCTATTGTTATTGGGAAGCGTGGAAAATACATCCCGAAGGAGAGGGCGTTCGACTACGTCGCCGGGTTCATGGTGTTTAACGACATAACCGCGCGTGACATTCAGCGGCAGGAGATGAAGAACGGGTTGCTGAACTTTGGGAAAAACCTCGACACATTCGCTCCACTGGGCCCCTACCTCGTTACAAAGGACGAGGTAAGCAACCCCCACAACCTTAAGATGGAGCTGCGGGTCAACGGCGAGGTGCGGCAGTCTGGGAACACCAACAGACTCTCGGTCACTTTGCAGGAAATTATCGAGCATTATTCATGGGTGATGCTTGAGCCAGGTGACATCATCACCACGGGAACGATTTCTGGAGTGGCCGCATTCAGAGAAAACCCTGAGAAATATTATCTAAAGCCCGGTGACGTGGTCGAATCCGAGATAGAGAGCCTCGGCGTGATGCGTAACCCGGTCGTGGCTGAGTAA
- a CDS encoding small subunit ribosomal protein S26e: MPFKRKSRGRSKGAKGKEPTVQCDNCGAYVPRSKVQRVTRRVSLVRGDLARELKQAGAYLAENIVVKNLCISCAIHYGVLKVRARDERKPEQFL, from the coding sequence ATGCCGTTCAAGCGTAAGAGCCGTGGAAGGTCGAAAGGTGCTAAGGGGAAGGAGCCTACTGTTCAGTGCGACAACTGTGGAGCATATGTGCCGAGGAGCAAGGTGCAGCGTGTGACGCGGCGTGTTTCGCTTGTCCGAGGGGACCTGGCCCGTGAGCTGAAGCAGGCGGGAGCTTATCTCGCTGAAAACATCGTCGTCAAAAACCTCTGCATCAGCTGCGCCATCCACTATGGTGTCCTCAAGGTAAGGGCCCGCGACGAGAGAAAACCCGAGCAATTCCTCTAA
- a CDS encoding carboxyltransferase: MSSESWRGEKHWVSPYNFAPQVVSQFNFPEKIEIYDVTLRDGEQTPGVVLKASEKLEIAKALDELGVHRLEAGMPVVSEEDFNAVKIIANEGLRAKVFGFARLVKEDIDAALKADVSGIVTEGPVGVPKLMQFGWRPEDVVEKAVTHVQYAKDHGLYTVFFGVDGTRADINFLKHIYKRVVDEAKPDAVAVVDTFGCASPEGFRYLVGEIVQTVRVPVEVHCHNDFGMGTAVSIAGLSAGARVVHVSVNGIGERAGNAALEEVALSLELLYGRRLGLRLEKLVEVSRLVEKLTGFRLAANKPVVGERVFTRESGISVAGWVKYHLGSEAFLPELVGNRHDVLVGKKSGKHSIEWKLEKLGVKASPEEVQALLQKVKEISIIKKRALSDEELLECLATVRRS; the protein is encoded by the coding sequence ATGTCATCAGAGTCTTGGCGTGGAGAAAAACACTGGGTGAGCCCCTACAACTTCGCTCCACAGGTTGTTAGCCAGTTCAACTTTCCCGAGAAGATTGAGATTTATGATGTTACTTTGAGGGATGGGGAGCAGACACCTGGCGTCGTGCTGAAGGCTTCTGAGAAGCTGGAGATAGCGAAGGCGTTGGATGAACTGGGTGTCCACAGGCTTGAGGCGGGGATGCCTGTTGTCTCCGAGGAGGACTTCAACGCTGTGAAGATTATTGCCAACGAGGGCCTCAGAGCGAAAGTTTTCGGGTTCGCCCGCCTCGTGAAAGAAGACATCGACGCAGCACTCAAAGCAGATGTCTCAGGAATAGTCACCGAGGGCCCTGTCGGGGTTCCGAAGCTGATGCAGTTCGGCTGGCGGCCCGAGGACGTTGTGGAGAAGGCGGTGACGCATGTGCAGTATGCAAAGGACCATGGGCTCTACACTGTTTTCTTCGGAGTGGATGGCACGAGGGCTGACATTAACTTCCTCAAACACATTTACAAGCGGGTTGTGGACGAGGCTAAACCAGACGCGGTCGCGGTTGTTGACACCTTTGGATGCGCTTCACCTGAAGGGTTTAGGTATCTTGTTGGAGAGATTGTGCAGACGGTGAGGGTGCCTGTCGAGGTTCACTGCCACAACGACTTTGGCATGGGGACGGCGGTGAGCATCGCCGGGTTGTCCGCTGGAGCGCGCGTGGTTCATGTCTCTGTTAACGGGATTGGTGAGAGAGCTGGTAACGCGGCGCTTGAAGAGGTTGCCCTAAGCCTCGAGCTACTCTATGGCAGACGCCTCGGCCTCCGCCTCGAAAAGCTCGTGGAAGTCTCCCGGCTTGTGGAGAAGTTGACAGGGTTTAGGCTCGCCGCCAACAAACCTGTCGTCGGCGAGAGAGTTTTTACAAGAGAATCCGGCATATCTGTCGCCGGCTGGGTAAAGTATCACCTCGGCTCCGAAGCCTTTCTACCAGAGCTCGTCGGAAACAGGCATGATGTCCTCGTGGGCAAAAAGAGCGGAAAACATTCTATCGAATGGAAGCTCGAGAAACTCGGTGTGAAAGCGTCGCCCGAAGAGGTTCAGGCCCTCCTCCAGAAAGTGAAAGAGATATCTATCATTAAGAAGAGGGCTTTGTCGGATGAGGAGCTTCTCGAATGTCTGGCGACAGTGAGGCGGAGCTAG
- a CDS encoding conserved hypothetical protein (DNA polymerase, beta domain protein region), with product MGGKLTREEVTQMVSNYVNAVRENGFDVVSAVLFGSRARGRELVSSDVDLLLVLSNCSYGFIERIEALSKFWRHELSLEVFPYTKDEVMRLFERGSITLYDSLEHGVIIYDDGFFSSLRRLFAELVEKGVIRKGPDGWWMFPEPDTIHIQG from the coding sequence TTGGGCGGAAAACTTACTCGAGAAGAAGTAACCCAAATGGTTTCAAACTATGTTAACGCCGTCAGGGAAAACGGGTTTGACGTGGTTTCCGCCGTATTGTTCGGGTCGAGGGCTAGAGGTCGGGAACTTGTAAGCAGCGATGTTGACCTGCTTCTTGTGCTCAGTAACTGCTCTTACGGATTTATTGAGAGGATTGAGGCTTTGTCAAAGTTTTGGCGGCATGAGCTCAGTTTAGAGGTTTTTCCCTACACAAAAGACGAGGTAATGAGGTTGTTCGAAAGAGGCTCTATAACGCTTTACGACAGTCTCGAACACGGCGTAATCATCTATGATGATGGATTCTTCTCATCTCTGAGGAGGCTTTTCGCCGAGTTGGTTGAAAAAGGGGTTATCAGAAAAGGCCCAGACGGTTGGTGGATGTTTCCAGAGCCTGACACCATCCACATTCAAGGCTAA